Proteins from a genomic interval of Amycolatopsis sp. cg13:
- a CDS encoding cupin domain-containing protein — protein sequence MTEPATRDVEGYEVGSSVSVIREYETEPGAGPRLHQHPYRETFVIQRGRALFTIADEQREGVAGDVLVAPPNTPHKFVSLGPEPYEAVHIHENDRFVTEWLE from the coding sequence ATGACTGAACCCGCAACCCGGGACGTCGAGGGCTACGAAGTCGGCTCCAGCGTCTCCGTCATCCGCGAATACGAAACCGAGCCCGGCGCCGGACCGCGGCTGCACCAGCACCCTTACCGCGAAACCTTCGTCATCCAGCGCGGGCGCGCGTTGTTCACCATCGCCGACGAGCAGCGCGAAGGCGTCGCCGGTGACGTGCTCGTCGCCCCGCCGAACACGCCGCACAAGTTCGTTTCCCTCGGGCCCGAACCGTACGAGGCGGTGCACATCCACGAGAACGACCGGTTCGTCACCGAGTGGCTGGAGTGA
- a CDS encoding peptidoglycan-binding protein, producing MLRKLAVLTAGAAAAATVAVAAPGAAAALPAANMEAVLLAAQIDPQRADSTQTPGAHDSVLLVEKALQAKGLLDAKYVDGYFGTTTIDAYSKYQKSLGYTGIDASGLPGKTSLEKLGAGQYSVSNVVSAGSHVTYHGVTLNTRTKAMLQAAEKLFGKDVGLTQGSYNPGGVGASAGTHDGGGAFDVSVADMSSATRVEFAKDLRKVGFAAWVRTPSQGDWGYHIHAIAVNDPDLSSGAQHQVGAYYLGQNGLANHGKDDGPAVNPKLTWEQYQRG from the coding sequence ATGCTCAGGAAACTCGCAGTGCTCACCGCCGGGGCCGCGGCGGCGGCCACGGTCGCCGTCGCCGCTCCGGGCGCAGCCGCGGCACTGCCGGCGGCGAACATGGAAGCCGTGCTGCTGGCGGCCCAGATCGACCCGCAGCGCGCCGACAGCACCCAGACGCCGGGCGCGCACGACAGCGTCCTGCTGGTCGAGAAGGCGTTGCAGGCCAAGGGGCTGCTGGACGCCAAGTACGTCGACGGCTACTTCGGCACCACCACGATCGACGCCTACTCGAAGTACCAGAAGTCGCTGGGCTACACCGGAATCGACGCGTCCGGCCTGCCCGGCAAGACGTCGCTGGAGAAGCTCGGCGCCGGTCAGTACAGCGTGTCCAATGTGGTATCCGCGGGCAGCCACGTGACCTATCACGGCGTCACGCTGAACACGCGCACCAAGGCGATGCTTCAAGCAGCCGAAAAGCTGTTCGGCAAGGACGTCGGCCTCACCCAGGGTTCGTACAACCCGGGCGGCGTCGGCGCGTCCGCCGGAACGCACGACGGCGGCGGCGCTTTCGACGTTTCGGTGGCGGACATGTCCTCGGCGACCCGCGTCGAATTCGCCAAGGACCTCCGGAAAGTCGGGTTCGCGGCTTGGGTGCGCACACCGTCGCAAGGCGACTGGGGCTACCACATCCACGCGATCGCGGTGAACGATCCCGACCTGTCCTCGGGCGCGCAGCACCAGGTCGGCGCTTACTACCTCGGGCAGAACGGCCTCGCCAACCACGGCAAGGACGACGGCCCCGCGGTCAACCCGAAGCTGACCTGGGAGCAGTACCAGCGCGGCTGA
- a CDS encoding LLM class flavin-dependent oxidoreductase has translation MAGKTFRFGVVAAPQAGGAQWRETARRAEDLGYSTLLSPDNLHLPTPTASLAVAAAVTTELRVGTFVFASPLRTPRAAAWEAHSLSVLTDRRFEMGIGTGIPPMREAAAELGLPYGTGPERLAQVSDTISHLRRLDGDAHTPVMVAAGGPKARRLAGERADVVTLAHSVLASRAETAEYAAEIRAAAGGREVELAMNIFVVGEEIPPWIRGFIGHDIETLAEHDSLTLLRGGPAAMAEELQRRREELGVSYYSVHGAFLEDFAPVVARLSGR, from the coding sequence ATGGCGGGAAAAACATTTCGGTTCGGGGTCGTCGCGGCGCCTCAAGCGGGCGGCGCGCAATGGCGGGAAACCGCGCGCCGCGCCGAGGACCTCGGATATTCGACCCTGTTGTCGCCGGACAACCTGCATCTCCCGACCCCGACCGCGTCGCTGGCCGTCGCGGCGGCGGTGACGACGGAGCTGCGGGTCGGGACGTTCGTTTTCGCCAGCCCGCTGCGCACGCCGCGCGCGGCCGCGTGGGAGGCGCACAGTCTCAGCGTGCTCACCGACCGCCGGTTCGAGATGGGCATCGGCACCGGGATCCCGCCGATGCGCGAGGCCGCCGCCGAACTGGGCCTGCCGTACGGCACCGGTCCGGAGCGGCTGGCCCAGGTGTCGGACACGATCTCGCACCTGCGCCGCCTCGACGGCGACGCGCACACGCCGGTGATGGTCGCCGCGGGCGGGCCGAAAGCGCGTCGCCTGGCAGGTGAACGCGCTGATGTCGTCACGCTCGCCCACAGCGTCCTCGCGAGCCGGGCGGAGACCGCGGAGTACGCCGCCGAGATCCGGGCCGCGGCCGGCGGCCGGGAGGTCGAGCTGGCGATGAACATTTTCGTGGTCGGCGAGGAAATCCCGCCGTGGATCCGCGGCTTCATCGGGCACGACATCGAGACCCTGGCCGAGCACGATTCCCTCACCCTCCTGCGCGGCGGACCGGCCGCGATGGCCGAGGAGCTGCAGCGGCGGCGCGAGGAACTCGGGGTGTCGTATTACAGCGTGCACGGCGCTTTCCTCGAGGACTTCGCCCCGGTGGTCGCGCGGCTCAGCGGACGCTGA
- a CDS encoding NADPH:quinone reductase, with the protein MKAVTYRQFGGPEVLTLSELAVPEPGPGEVRVRIAVSAVNPTDWKARSGSRFGVEAELSVPNQDGAGVVDAIGSGVDGFSVGDRVWLLLAAAHSPLSGTAQEYTVLPADRLVPLPDGVGFDEGAAFAIPALTAHRALTVAEDGPQRLAPNALAGKTVLVSGGAGAVGNAAIQLARWAGATVIATVSTEDKAALARAAGAQHVVRYTEGDVAAAIREIAPDGVDVIVEVAVGVNAPLHAAVLRPRGVVAAYGDDRGTGTVTVDFGQNVFLNSRYQFLVLYTVGFDRLRAGAEDLNAALVDGGLRLGPDNGLPVHRFPLAETARAHEASEKGVTGKVLIDVS; encoded by the coding sequence GTGAAAGCTGTGACCTACCGCCAGTTCGGCGGCCCGGAAGTGCTGACGTTGTCCGAACTCGCCGTGCCGGAGCCGGGGCCGGGCGAGGTGCGCGTGCGGATCGCCGTGTCCGCGGTGAATCCGACCGACTGGAAGGCGCGCTCCGGCTCCCGTTTCGGCGTCGAGGCGGAGTTGTCCGTGCCCAACCAGGACGGGGCCGGCGTCGTGGACGCGATCGGCTCCGGGGTGGACGGATTCTCCGTGGGCGACCGGGTGTGGCTGCTGCTGGCCGCCGCGCACTCGCCGTTGTCCGGGACCGCGCAGGAGTACACCGTGCTTCCGGCGGACCGGCTCGTCCCGCTCCCCGACGGCGTGGGCTTCGACGAGGGCGCCGCTTTCGCGATCCCGGCGCTCACCGCGCACCGCGCGCTCACTGTCGCGGAGGACGGACCGCAGCGGCTGGCACCGAATGCGTTGGCGGGCAAGACTGTTCTGGTCAGCGGCGGCGCGGGCGCGGTCGGCAACGCCGCGATCCAGCTGGCGCGCTGGGCCGGAGCGACCGTGATCGCCACCGTCAGCACCGAGGACAAAGCGGCTCTCGCGCGCGCCGCCGGTGCGCAGCATGTCGTGCGGTACACCGAAGGGGACGTCGCCGCGGCGATCCGGGAAATCGCGCCGGACGGGGTCGACGTGATCGTGGAGGTCGCCGTCGGCGTGAACGCTCCCCTGCACGCCGCGGTGCTCCGCCCGCGCGGGGTGGTCGCGGCCTACGGCGACGACCGCGGCACCGGAACCGTGACTGTCGACTTCGGACAGAACGTTTTCCTCAACAGCCGCTACCAATTCCTGGTGCTCTACACCGTCGGATTCGACCGCCTTCGTGCCGGCGCTGAAGACCTGAACGCCGCCCTGGTCGACGGCGGACTCCGGCTCGGCCCCGATAACGGCCTGCCCGTGCACCGTTTCCCTCTGGCGGAAACCGCTCGCGCGCACGAGGCGTCCGAGAAGGGCGTCACCGGAAAGGTGCTGATCGACGTCAGCTGA
- a CDS encoding SDR family NAD(P)-dependent oxidoreductase, which produces MTVLVTGGNAGIGYFVAEQLAEAGVEVVLGSRDAAKAEVALKVLRERVPGARVSRARLDLADLASVKGIEVGALDAVVLNAGVYLDGPERRETKDGHEMTFGVNHLGHFALTAALQDQLKPGARIVTTGSFAAKSAKLDFEDLQSTRDYQPKTAYERSKLAQTLFALELDRRLRAAGSSRLSVVAHPGGALDSLTPDRPPLHVRSTRQKLSLARIALQGKDGGARPAVRAAVGPDVHSGQIWGPRVSGLKGRPRPEPVRGPYADAEAAARLWAASVELTGVEPVIS; this is translated from the coding sequence ATGACGGTGCTGGTGACCGGGGGCAATGCCGGGATCGGCTACTTCGTCGCGGAGCAGTTGGCCGAGGCGGGGGTGGAGGTGGTGCTCGGCAGCCGGGACGCGGCGAAGGCGGAGGTCGCGTTGAAGGTCCTTCGCGAGAGGGTGCCGGGGGCGCGGGTGTCGCGGGCGCGGCTGGACCTTGCCGACCTGGCTTCGGTGAAGGGGATCGAGGTCGGGGCGCTCGACGCGGTCGTGCTGAACGCGGGCGTGTATCTCGACGGGCCCGAGCGGCGGGAGACCAAGGACGGGCACGAGATGACGTTCGGGGTCAATCACCTCGGGCACTTCGCGCTCACGGCGGCGCTGCAGGACCAGTTGAAGCCGGGCGCGCGGATTGTGACGACCGGGAGCTTCGCGGCGAAGTCAGCGAAGCTGGATTTCGAGGATTTGCAGAGTACGCGCGATTATCAGCCGAAGACCGCGTATGAAAGGTCGAAGCTCGCGCAGACCCTGTTCGCGCTGGAGTTGGATCGACGGCTGAGGGCGGCGGGCAGCAGCAGGCTGAGTGTCGTCGCGCATCCTGGCGGAGCGCTGGACAGCCTGACTCCGGACCGGCCGCCGCTGCATGTGCGCAGTACCAGGCAAAAGCTGAGCCTCGCGCGAATCGCCTTGCAGGGCAAGGACGGCGGCGCGCGGCCGGCGGTGCGGGCGGCGGTCGGGCCGGATGTCCACAGTGGTCAGATCTGGGGGCCGCGGGTGTCCGGCCTCAAAGGACGGCCCCGGCCGGAACCGGTACGAGGGCCGTACGCGGACGCTGAAGCCGCCGCCCGGTTGTGGGCGGCGAGCGTGGAACTGACCGGGGTCGAGCCGGTGATCAGCTGA
- a CDS encoding TetR/AcrR family transcriptional regulator produces the protein MANTGRRERRKLETRRKLDEVALRLFLKHGYDGVTVAQIAEEADISVATLFAHVPDGKDALIFDDGSERRAGIVAAVREGPILPALHRFFAARGPYSTDIPPEHAPKRDLIVQTPALREYARKLWHSCEPDLTAALADESGLPPDDPAVRALARFVLEIPDLTGTAPDPAAALASVFALLESGWPPRT, from the coding sequence GTGGCCAACACCGGACGGCGCGAACGCCGCAAGCTCGAAACCCGGCGCAAGCTGGACGAGGTCGCGCTGCGACTGTTTTTGAAGCACGGCTACGACGGGGTGACCGTCGCGCAGATCGCCGAAGAGGCCGACATCTCCGTCGCGACCCTCTTCGCCCACGTCCCGGACGGCAAAGACGCCCTGATCTTCGACGACGGTTCCGAACGCCGAGCCGGAATCGTCGCCGCTGTCCGCGAAGGGCCGATCCTCCCCGCACTGCACCGGTTCTTCGCCGCCCGCGGCCCGTACTCGACGGACATCCCGCCGGAACACGCCCCGAAACGAGACCTGATCGTGCAAACGCCAGCCCTGCGCGAATACGCGCGGAAGCTGTGGCATTCCTGCGAACCCGACCTGACCGCGGCGCTCGCCGACGAGAGCGGTCTGCCGCCGGATGATCCGGCGGTACGGGCTTTGGCGCGGTTCGTGCTGGAAATCCCGGACCTCACTGGCACTGCGCCGGATCCGGCTGCGGCGTTGGCGTCGGTGTTCGCACTGCTGGAATCCGGATGGCCGCCGCGCACCTGA
- a CDS encoding TetR family transcriptional regulator: MARWQPDAPGRLAAAALDLFEEHGYENTTVIEIAERAGLTKSTFFRYFPDKREVLFGESVLAGLLVSAIAAAPAEAGPLSVVEHALDVVGQEVFTSDRREFSARRQAVLDANPELGEREARKRIGLVDLMIEALERRGVPGRTARVAAKLGALAWEIAHDEWLGARAEFGSLVRQVLAEVREVSAAC, encoded by the coding sequence ATGGCTCGCTGGCAACCCGACGCACCAGGACGGCTCGCCGCCGCTGCCCTCGACTTGTTCGAGGAACACGGCTACGAGAACACGACCGTGATCGAGATCGCGGAGCGCGCGGGCCTCACCAAGAGCACGTTCTTCCGGTACTTCCCGGACAAGCGCGAGGTGCTCTTCGGGGAAAGCGTTCTGGCTGGGTTGCTTGTTTCGGCGATCGCCGCTGCGCCTGCTGAAGCCGGGCCGCTCTCTGTGGTGGAGCATGCGTTGGATGTGGTCGGGCAGGAGGTCTTCACTTCTGATCGCCGCGAGTTCAGTGCTCGGCGGCAGGCTGTGCTGGATGCGAATCCGGAGCTGGGGGAACGCGAGGCGCGGAAGCGGATTGGCCTGGTCGATTTGATGATCGAGGCTCTTGAACGGCGCGGTGTTCCGGGGCGGACTGCTCGGGTGGCGGCGAAACTGGGGGCGCTTGCCTGGGAGATCGCTCACGACGAGTGGCTCGGTGCTCGGGCGGAGTTCGGTTCGTTGGTGCGGCAGGTGCTCGCCGAGGTGCGGGAGGTCAGTGCTGCCTGCTGA
- a CDS encoding NADP-dependent oxidoreductase, with amino-acid sequence MSTAVRYRRFGGPEALELEEVPEPHAGPGEVRVRVTAAGLNPMDWQIAARPEMAARFGITLPAGFGSDFAGVVDEAGAGFAAGERVYGGAIGRSVADFVVVKTPATTLWRTPDGISDEVASTLPVAGLTASAALAAIGLRAGDTVLIGGAAGGVGIFAVQLAKLAGARVLGTASERTFGFLRELGAEPVAYGPGLATRVRALAPEGITAAADLFGRETAETALELGVQPERISTIADGPALPGVRATGAFDAESGALERITDAIGSGELTVPIAAAFPVEQIREAVAMQAGRHVHGKIVVAL; translated from the coding sequence ATGAGCACAGCTGTCCGCTACCGGAGATTCGGCGGTCCCGAAGCACTCGAACTGGAGGAGGTGCCCGAGCCGCACGCCGGACCGGGTGAGGTGCGCGTCCGGGTCACGGCCGCCGGGCTCAATCCGATGGATTGGCAGATCGCCGCCCGGCCTGAGATGGCGGCGCGGTTCGGGATCACGCTGCCCGCCGGGTTCGGCAGCGACTTCGCCGGAGTGGTTGACGAGGCGGGAGCCGGATTCGCGGCAGGCGAGCGGGTTTACGGGGGCGCGATCGGAAGGTCCGTCGCCGATTTCGTGGTGGTCAAGACTCCTGCCACGACACTGTGGCGCACTCCGGACGGCATCAGCGACGAGGTGGCGAGCACGCTTCCGGTGGCCGGGCTGACGGCCTCCGCCGCGTTGGCCGCGATCGGGCTCCGCGCCGGGGACACCGTCCTGATCGGCGGCGCGGCGGGCGGCGTGGGCATCTTCGCCGTGCAACTGGCGAAACTGGCGGGCGCGCGGGTACTCGGCACTGCCTCCGAGCGCACCTTCGGCTTTCTGCGCGAACTCGGTGCCGAGCCCGTGGCATACGGTCCCGGCCTCGCGACCCGAGTTCGAGCCTTGGCACCGGAAGGGATCACCGCGGCGGCCGACTTGTTCGGCAGGGAAACGGCCGAGACCGCACTCGAACTCGGCGTGCAGCCCGAGCGGATCTCCACGATCGCCGACGGTCCCGCCCTTCCTGGCGTGCGCGCGACAGGTGCGTTCGACGCGGAATCCGGTGCCCTCGAACGGATCACGGACGCGATCGGTTCCGGCGAGCTCACCGTGCCGATCGCGGCGGCCTTCCCGGTCGAGCAGATCCGCGAAGCCGTGGCGATGCAAGCCGGGCGGCACGTCCACGGCAAGATCGTGGTCGCGCTGTGA